The following proteins come from a genomic window of Bradyrhizobium paxllaeri:
- a CDS encoding tetratricopeptide repeat protein, whose protein sequence is MVQKSSYPPRVARHLACASILALALGIGGCQTSGLSDITGSIDEKADTARATDPRRDIEVYQERYRANPKDADAALKYGKALRATGQRSQAVAVLEQASIANPGNKPLLAAYGRALADNGNFQEAFDVLGRAHSPDDPDWRLLSAQGATLDQLGRYEEARQYYASALKIAPDHPSVLSNLGLSYVLSKDLAKAEETLRRASRLAGNDQRVRANLALAVGLQGNFAEAEKIVKADLPPAEAAANVTQLKRLLARKDRENARAEADKMPIAAAGRTD, encoded by the coding sequence ATGGTCCAGAAGTCATCCTATCCGCCCCGCGTCGCGCGGCATCTCGCCTGCGCATCCATCCTGGCTCTGGCGCTGGGGATCGGCGGCTGCCAGACCTCGGGACTGTCTGATATCACCGGCTCGATCGACGAAAAGGCCGACACCGCTCGCGCCACCGATCCACGCCGCGACATCGAGGTCTATCAGGAACGCTATCGCGCCAATCCCAAGGATGCCGATGCGGCGCTGAAATACGGCAAGGCGCTGCGCGCGACGGGACAGCGGTCGCAGGCGGTTGCGGTGCTCGAACAGGCCTCCATCGCCAATCCCGGCAACAAGCCGCTGCTCGCCGCCTATGGCCGCGCGCTGGCGGACAACGGCAATTTTCAGGAGGCCTTCGACGTGCTCGGCCGCGCCCACAGCCCCGATGATCCCGATTGGCGGCTGCTCTCGGCGCAGGGCGCCACGCTCGATCAACTCGGTCGCTACGAAGAGGCGCGGCAGTATTACGCGAGCGCGCTGAAGATCGCGCCCGATCATCCCTCGGTGCTGTCCAACCTGGGCCTGTCCTACGTGCTTTCGAAGGATCTCGCCAAGGCGGAGGAGACGCTGCGCCGTGCCTCCAGGCTTGCGGGGAACGATCAGCGCGTGCGCGCCAACCTGGCGCTGGCAGTCGGCCTGCAGGGCAATTTCGCCGAAGCGGAAAAGATCGTGAAGGCCGATCTGCCGCCGGCCGAGGCCGCCGCCAACGTCACGCAATTGAAGCGATTGCTGGCGCGGAAGGACAGGGAAAACGCGCGCGCCGAGGCCGACAAGATGCCAATCGCCGCGGCCGGGCGCACCGACTGA